The nucleotide window TCGAGCAGCGTGCGCGTCAACGCCGAGGCGGCGCGCATCCTGCACGAGAACGGCGTGCACATCTGGGGCGCGTTCATCGTCGACCCATCGTGGGTGGAAGCCGATTTTTCGCAGTTGATTGACTACGTGAAGACGATGCGCGTCGGTTTCCCGCAGTTCACCGTGATGACGCCGCTGCCCGGCACCGAGATCTTCGCGGCGCAGCGCGCGCAACTGACGACCGGCCAGCACCACCTGTTCGACCTGGCGCATGCCGTCGTGCCGACACGCCTGCCGCTGGAGAAGTTCTACGAGCAGATGGCGCGGCTTTACGCCGAAACCACCATGTCGCTCAGCGACGTGAAGCGCTACATTCGCGCCGGCGTTTTCCCGGTTAGCGCATTACAGCGCGCAAAGCATGTCCTGCAGCAGATGACCGATCCGCAGTCCTACCTGGCCGGGCACGACCCGACTGTATTCAGCGCGCCGATGCGCGCGGCGCGCGCGGAGTTTCGCGGCGCCCGACCCGGGTTGGAAGCCGTGCCGGCCTGGGCCGAAGGGCGCGTCGTCGAAGAGTTGCGTTTGTCCTGATAAGGAGTCCGAATGGGCCAGATCCAGATCGTCACCGATTCGTCATGCGATGTCCCGCCCGAGATCCAGAAGGAGCTCAATATCACCGTCGTGCCGATGAATATTCACTTCGGCACCGAGACGTTCCAGGAAGGCGTCACGATGACGGCCACCGAGTTCTACGCGCGGCTCATACGCGACGGCACGAGCATCCTGCCAAAGACATCGCAGCCGTCGCCGGGCGCGTTCCGCGAGACGTTTCAGCGGGTCGCCCACGATTCACGCGACATCATTGCGCTGCACGTCTCGTCGGCGCTGAGCGGCACCTACAACGCCGCCCTGACGGTCGCGCGCGAGATGAACGAAGCGCGCGAGGCGCACATCACGGTCATCGATTCGCGCAATGCCAGCATGTGCCTCGGCTGGATGGTCATCGCCGCGGCGGAGGCGGCCCAGCGCGGCGAATCGTATGCTGACATCCTTAACCTGGTGCTGGACATGATCCCGCGGCTGCACATCCCATCCATGCTCGAAACGCTGGAATACGTGCGCGCCGGCGGGCGCATCGGCAAGGCGCAGGCGTTTCTCGGCACCATACTGAACATCAAGCCGATTCTTGGCATCGAGGGCGGCGAGGTCATCCCGATTGAGAAGGTGCGCACACGCGGCAAAGCGATGGAGCGGCTGGTCGACATCACGCGTCACTATATGCCGTTCGAGGACATCGCCGTGATGCACACCGCCTCGCCGGAGGCCGCCAACGAGGTCGTCAACCTGCTCGCGCCCCACCATCCGCGCGAGCGCATTATCATCGCCCAGACCTGCGCCGCCATCGGCGCGCACGTCGGTCCGGGCGCCATCGGCGTCTGCGTGGTGTCGCAAAAGTGAGCGCTGCGTCCTTCGCGTGCGTCCCCACGGCGCGGAAGGAGGCCGCACGACCATGAAGCCGATCGCAATCGTAACCGACAGCACGTGCGACTTGCCGGCCAGCCTTGTTCACGCATTGCAGATTCATGTCGTGCCGTGCAACGTGCATTTCGGCACCGAGATGTTTCGCGAAGGGATCGACCTGAACAACGAGCAGTTCTTCCAGCGGCTGCGCACCAGCCCGGAACTGCCGAAAACGTCGCAGCCCTCGGTCGGGGCATTTCTGGAGGTGTACCAACCACTGGCCACTCGCGCATCGGCAATTGTGTCCGTTCATCTCGCAGGCAAGCTGAGCGGCACACTGCAATCCGCCACGCTCGCCGCCAAGGAGATTACCGGCATCCCAATCGCGACGATCGATTCGGGATCGTGTTCTATGGGGATCGGATGGCTGGCCGTCATCGCCGCCCGCGCCGCGCAGGCGGGACAGGAGTTCGACAGCATCGTGCGCACGGTGACGGATGCGCGAGAGCGGTTGCGTGTCCTGGCGCTGCTGGAAAACCTGACCAATGTGCTCAAAGGCGGCCGCCTTGGCAAGGCGGAGGCGATGCTGGGCACCATGTTCAGCGTCAAGCCGATCATCGCGATCGACCACGGCGAAGTCAAGCCGGTCGAGAAGATTCGCACGTGGGGGCGCGCCGTCTCGCGTCTGGCCGAGATGACGCAGTTGTTCGCGCCGTGCGACGAAGTGGCGGTACTGCACGCGCAGGCGCCCGGCGAAGCCGAGGCGCTGGCGGCGCGACTCAGCGCGTTTCACCCGCGCGACCGCATGGTTGTGACCGAAGTCGGCGCGGTGCTCGGCACGCACACCGGCGTCGGTGCAGTCGGCATCGCGGTCGTGCAATCGGCGCCGCACCCGTCCGCGTAAGGAGTGCAGCAATTCTCATTTTGGAGTCGGCTGCCAATATGCCCCTCATCCCCTGCCCCTGCTCCCCCGCGCGCGCGGGGGAGCAGGGGAAAAGCTAACGGGGAGGGCAGCGCCACTTTTTCGGCGGGCCAGCTTGCGTCACAAGCGCCTGAGAGCCAGCGCATCGCAAGCGGCATTGGAAAGTACCCGTCCAAAGCCAAATTGAGAATTGCTGTAAGGAGTGCTCGCCGCTTGCGCGTTGTCCGCGATTTGTTACAATGATGACCAATCCTGAGCGAGGCCTTTAGACGCATTGATCAATTACGAGCGACTGGAAAGAATCCTGCAGCATGAACTGCGCAGCGGCTGCGGCAATCGTGCGGTCATCAACGGACTCGAATCGTTCGTCCTCGTGTGGCGCGAGCAGTCGCTGGCGCAATCCACCGGCGATGACGAGCGGGCGCGCGTTGGCGCCATTGCGGCCGGCCTTGACGGCTATGCCGCTCTGGAGGTGCCCCAGCGTGAGGAATCGCTGCGCCGTGTCCTCAGCATGCTGGCCGACGGCGGCCCCGTGGCGCGTGCACCGACCGCGGCATCTCAGCCGCCGCAGACGCCCCGGCCGGCCGCGCCGCCAGCGGCCGCCAGCGCACGCCCGGTGCCGCCGCCCCGGCGCGAACGAGCGCCTGCGCGCGCCGCGCCCGTTGCCAACCTGTCGGTGCCGGTCACCGCAGTGCGCGGCGTCGCCGCCGCCAATGCGGTGAAACTGGCCAAGCTCGGCATTGCGACGGTCGACGATCTGCTGAACTACTACCCGCGCCGGCACGTAGACTATTCGGCGCTCAAGACGATCGACCACCTGGTATTCGGCGAGGACGTGACGGTCATCGGCACCGTGACGGAGGTCAAGACCTTCGAAACGCGCCGCGGGCTGCGTATCACCGATGTGACCATCAGCGACGACACGGGCGCATTTATCGCGCGCTATTTCCAGGCTCCGTACCTGCGGCAGCGCCTGCGGCCCGGCCATCTCATCTCGGTCAGCGGCCGCGTCGGCGAGCACCTTGGCCGGATCGTCATGAGCGCGCCGGAGTGGGAGCTTGTCCAGCCGGACATGCTGCGCAGCGGCAAGATTATCGCCCACTACCGCCTGACCGAAGGCGTCTACCCGCGCACATTCCGCGAGATCATCCGGCATGCCGTTGATACGTTTGCCGGGACCGCGGCCGATCATTTGCCCATGGGGATGCGCCAGCGGGCGCGGCTACTCGACCTGCCGACCACGCTCCGGCAAATCCACGCGCCGGAATCGATGCAAATGCTCGAGAAGGCGCGCCGGCGGCTCGCGTTCGACGAGTTCCTGCTGATTCAGATGAACGTGCTGCGCCAGCGCAAGCAGTGGCAATCGCAGCCGGCGCTGCCGCTGCCCGGCGACGAACACGCACTCGACCCGTTCATTGGCGGGCTGCCGTTCCCGCTGACCGGCGCGCAGCAGCGCGTCATCGATGAAATCCGGCGCGACATGGGCCAGCCGATTCCCATGAGCCGCCTGCTGCAGGGCGACGTCGGCGCCGGCAAGACCGTGGTGGCCGCCGCGGCCGCGCAGGTCGCGCTGCACAACGGCCGTCAGGTCGCGATCATGGCGCCAACCGAAATCCTGGCCGACCAGCACTTCCGCACGTTCAC belongs to Chloroflexota bacterium and includes:
- a CDS encoding DegV family protein, with product MGQIQIVTDSSCDVPPEIQKELNITVVPMNIHFGTETFQEGVTMTATEFYARLIRDGTSILPKTSQPSPGAFRETFQRVAHDSRDIIALHVSSALSGTYNAALTVAREMNEAREAHITVIDSRNASMCLGWMVIAAAEAAQRGESYADILNLVLDMIPRLHIPSMLETLEYVRAGGRIGKAQAFLGTILNIKPILGIEGGEVIPIEKVRTRGKAMERLVDITRHYMPFEDIAVMHTASPEAANEVVNLLAPHHPRERIIIAQTCAAIGAHVGPGAIGVCVVSQK
- a CDS encoding DegV family protein — translated: MKPIAIVTDSTCDLPASLVHALQIHVVPCNVHFGTEMFREGIDLNNEQFFQRLRTSPELPKTSQPSVGAFLEVYQPLATRASAIVSVHLAGKLSGTLQSATLAAKEITGIPIATIDSGSCSMGIGWLAVIAARAAQAGQEFDSIVRTVTDARERLRVLALLENLTNVLKGGRLGKAEAMLGTMFSVKPIIAIDHGEVKPVEKIRTWGRAVSRLAEMTQLFAPCDEVAVLHAQAPGEAEALAARLSAFHPRDRMVVTEVGAVLGTHTGVGAVGIAVVQSAPHPSA
- the recG gene encoding ATP-dependent DNA helicase RecG, whose protein sequence is MINYERLERILQHELRSGCGNRAVINGLESFVLVWREQSLAQSTGDDERARVGAIAAGLDGYAALEVPQREESLRRVLSMLADGGPVARAPTAASQPPQTPRPAAPPAAASARPVPPPRRERAPARAAPVANLSVPVTAVRGVAAANAVKLAKLGIATVDDLLNYYPRRHVDYSALKTIDHLVFGEDVTVIGTVTEVKTFETRRGLRITDVTISDDTGAFIARYFQAPYLRQRLRPGHLISVSGRVGEHLGRIVMSAPEWELVQPDMLRSGKIIAHYRLTEGVYPRTFREIIRHAVDTFAGTAADHLPMGMRQRARLLDLPTTLRQIHAPESMQMLEKARRRLAFDEFLLIQMNVLRQRKQWQSQPALPLPGDEHALDPFIGGLPFPLTGAQQRVIDEIRRDMGQPIPMSRLLQGDVGAGKTVVAAAAAQVALHNGRQVAIMAPTEILADQHFRTFTRLFGGAVAIRLLTGSQSKKEKDAVKAEIANGAAQIVVGTHALIQDGVDFKALSLVVVDEQHRFGVEQRATLRQKGFNPHMLVMTATPIPRTLSLTLYGDLDLSVLDELPPGRQPIVTSVRAPSERERTYAFIAGQVRQGRQAFVICPLVEESDKLESKAAVAEHKRLESDVFPTLKLGLLHGRMKGSEKDDVMRGFLNREYDILVSTSVVEVGIDVPNASVMLIEGANRFGLSQLHQFRGRVGRGPHASYCVLLADSETEQSLQRLAIMEQTQDGFRLAEEDLKMRGPGEFFGTRQSGIPDLHVAQLTDVRVLEDARQEAQSLFARDPELQAPEHELLARRLAQRLRASGDLS